A stretch of DNA from Paracoccus methylovorus:
CTACCGTCCTCGAACCAACAGGGCGCCCTTCGGCAACCCGTGACCACCCCTTCTGCCGGGGCAGCCGTGACCGCGGCGGAAAAGGCTGATTTCGACCGGGCCCAGGAGGTGCTCGGTCAAGGTGACTTTCGTCTTGCTGCAGAGCTCTTTGCGGCCATTGCCGAAACCCATGCTGGTGGCCCACTGACCGCCCAGGCGCTGTTCCTGCGCGGCGCGGCGCTGGATTCCGCAGGCGATCTTGACGGCGCGGGCATCGCCTGGCTGGAAAGCTTTGCGGCCAATCCGGATGGGCCGCAGGCGGCGGACGCGCTTTTGGGCCTGTCGCGGGCTATGTCCGCCAAGGCTGGGCCGCAGGAAGCGTGCTTCTATCTTCAGGAAATCATCACCCGCTTTCCCAACGCGCCGCAGGCCGCCGAGGCAGAGCGGCGCATAGCCGATACCGGCTGCGATGCGCCCGTCCAAGGATCGGCCGAGGATATGGATCCTGAGGCCGCGGCGGATCTGGCGGATGACGGCTGACCCGGTCGAGGCGCGGGTTCATGCCGCGCTGGATGACTTGGCCGGCGCCTGTCCCACGCTTGGCATTGCCCTGTCGGGGGGCGGCGATTCCACCGCATTGATGCATCTCGCCCATGGCTGGGGCCGCGCACGCCTGTCGGCGGCGACGGTCGATCACGGTTTGCGCCCCGGTTCGACCCAAGAGGCGCGGGAGGCCGGGCTTGCCGCCGCCGCCTTGGGCATCCCCCATGAAATCCTGCAATGGACCCGCCGCGGCGACGGCAATCTGATGGCTGCCGCCCGCGAGGCCCGGTTGCAACTGCTGGCAGACTGGGCGCGGCGGAATGGCCTGTCCGCCGTGCTTTTGGGCCACACGCTGGACGATCAGGCCGAGACCTTGCTTATGCGCCTGAACCGGGGGGCCGGTGTGGATGGCCTGTCGGCCATGGCACCCGTGCGCGAGGCTTTCGGCATCACCTGGCTGCGCCCCCTGCTGGGGGTCGGACGCGCCGATCTGCGGCAATG
This window harbors:
- a CDS encoding tetratricopeptide repeat protein; protein product: MRRLLLAAGFVLAALPVAAQDAQSLADIRTELNQLSADLQSLRAQLVASGPAGFAAAGGDSAIDRMNAMEARLAQLTGQTEQLQNRIDRIVRDGTTRIGDIEFRLCEMEEGCDLGSLTTPTLGEQGGANALPSSNQQGALRQPVTTPSAGAAVTAAEKADFDRAQEVLGQGDFRLAAELFAAIAETHAGGPLTAQALFLRGAALDSAGDLDGAGIAWLESFAANPDGPQAADALLGLSRAMSAKAGPQEACFYLQEIITRFPNAPQAAEAERRIADTGCDAPVQGSAEDMDPEAAADLADDG